Proteins found in one Mucilaginibacter gracilis genomic segment:
- the rplX gene encoding 50S ribosomal protein L24, giving the protein MERKKNTQPKLKIKKGDLVKVIAGDSKGSQGKVIEVLVSKSRVLVEGANMVSKHTKPNAASPNGGIIKQEAALHISNVMLVDPKSGKPTRVGRIKNADGKLVRVAKISGEEIK; this is encoded by the coding sequence ATGGAAAGAAAGAAAAATACGCAACCGAAATTGAAGATCAAAAAGGGTGACCTTGTTAAGGTTATTGCCGGAGATTCAAAAGGTTCACAAGGAAAAGTTATAGAAGTATTGGTATCAAAAAGCCGCGTTTTGGTTGAAGGTGCTAATATGGTATCAAAACATACTAAACCTAATGCTGCCAGCCCTAATGGTGGTATTATTAAACAAGAAGCAGCTTTACATATATCTAACGTAATGTTGGTTGACCCGAAATCGGGAAAACCTACTCGCGTTGGAAGGATAAAGAATGCTGACGGTAAATTGGTTAGAGTAGCAAAAATATCAGGGGAGGAAATTAAGTAA
- the rplN gene encoding 50S ribosomal protein L14 → MVQQESRLNVADNSGAKEVLVIRVLGGTGKRYASIGDKIVVTVKSAIPSGNIKKGTVSKAVVVRTKKEIRRKDGSYIRFDDNAAVLLNNQDEPRGTRIFGPVARELREKQFMKIVSLAPEVL, encoded by the coding sequence ATGGTACAACAGGAATCGAGATTAAATGTTGCCGATAACAGCGGAGCTAAAGAAGTTTTAGTTATCCGTGTATTAGGCGGAACAGGAAAAAGATACGCCTCAATTGGCGATAAAATTGTTGTTACCGTAAAGAGTGCTATACCTTCTGGCAATATTAAAAAAGGTACAGTATCTAAAGCCGTAGTAGTTAGAACCAAGAAAGAGATCCGCAGGAAGGATGGTTCATATATTCGTTTCGACGATAACGCAGCCGTTTTGTTAAACAACCAGGACGAACCGAGAGGTACCCGTATTTTTGGACCAGTTGCAAGAGAGTTGCGTGAAAAACAATTCATGAAAATTGTATCATTAGCACCGGAGGTATTGTAA
- the rpsQ gene encoding 30S ribosomal protein S17, with protein MERNLRKTRTGLVVSNKMEKSIVVAVERKVKHPIYGKFVKKTTKFMAHDETNTCGIGDTVLIMETRPLSKSKNWRLVQILERAK; from the coding sequence ATGGAAAGAAATTTAAGAAAAACACGTACCGGTTTGGTAGTTAGCAATAAGATGGAAAAATCCATCGTTGTAGCTGTTGAACGGAAGGTGAAGCACCCCATCTATGGTAAGTTTGTGAAGAAAACTACCAAATTTATGGCTCATGACGAGACTAATACCTGTGGTATTGGCGATACCGTATTGATTATGGAAACCCGTCCGTTGAGCAAGAGCAAAAACTGGAGATTAGTACAAATTTTAGAAAGGGCTAAATAA
- the rpmC gene encoding 50S ribosomal protein L29, with translation MKNSEILELSTEELTARIGEERANITKLKFAHAVSAIENPTRITKVRKDIARLNTELTKRKAASASEKN, from the coding sequence ATGAAGAACTCAGAAATTTTAGAGCTATCAACCGAAGAACTTACTGCGAGGATCGGGGAAGAAAGAGCCAACATAACCAAATTAAAATTTGCGCATGCGGTTTCGGCAATTGAAAACCCTACCCGTATTACCAAAGTAAGAAAGGATATTGCTCGTTTAAATACTGAATTAACCAAGCGCAAAGCGGCGTCTGCTTCTGAAAAGAATTAA
- the rplP gene encoding 50S ribosomal protein L16 has protein sequence MLQPKRTKFRKMQKGRMNGLASRGAELSFGSFGIKSLEAAWITSRQIEAARIAVTRFMKREGQVWIRIFPDKPVTKKPAEVRMGKGKGAPEYWVAVVRPGRIIFEAEGVPLETAKEALRLAAAKLPVQTKFVLRRDYVEE, from the coding sequence ATGCTACAGCCAAAAAGAACGAAGTTCAGAAAGATGCAAAAAGGCAGAATGAATGGCCTGGCCAGTCGTGGTGCAGAGCTATCATTCGGTTCATTCGGTATCAAATCACTCGAAGCCGCCTGGATAACCAGTCGTCAAATCGAGGCTGCCCGTATCGCTGTAACACGTTTCATGAAACGTGAAGGCCAGGTATGGATACGTATATTTCCAGACAAGCCGGTTACTAAAAAACCAGCAGAGGTACGTATGGGTAAAGGTAAAGGTGCTCCTGAATATTGGGTAGCAGTGGTTAGACCAGGCCGCATCATCTTCGAAGCCGAAGGTGTGCCTTTGGAAACTGCTAAAGAGGCTTTGCGCCTTGCAGCAGCAAAATTACCGGTGCAAACAAAATTTGTGTTACGTAGGGATTACGTAGAAGAATAA
- the rpsC gene encoding 30S ribosomal protein S3 gives MGQKAHPIGNRLGIIRGWDSNWFGGNNYSDKLVEDEKIRKYISVRIAKGGVSKVVIERTLKRITVTIHTARPGIVIGKGGAEVDKIKEELKKLTKKDVQINIFEIKRPELDAQLVAEGIAKQLEARISFRRAMKTTIASTMRMGAEGIKIMTSGRLGGAEMARSEQYKEGRIPLHTFRADIDYALAEALTTYGKIGVKVWICKGEVYGKRDLSPNIGGTSSSSGKGGRPEGAAAYGDRGGNDRRGGGERRAGGPGNDRRGGQGGGNSRPGGQGGGNRPGGQGGGNRPGGQGAGGSRPAGKR, from the coding sequence ATGGGACAAAAAGCACATCCAATAGGTAACCGTTTAGGAATCATCAGAGGTTGGGATTCTAACTGGTTCGGTGGCAACAACTACTCCGATAAATTAGTTGAAGACGAAAAGATCCGCAAATATATTTCGGTACGTATCGCTAAAGGCGGTGTATCAAAAGTGGTTATTGAGCGTACTTTAAAACGCATCACCGTAACTATACACACTGCCCGCCCGGGTATTGTAATTGGTAAAGGTGGCGCAGAGGTTGATAAAATTAAAGAAGAGTTAAAGAAACTGACTAAAAAGGACGTTCAAATTAACATCTTCGAAATTAAACGCCCTGAGCTTGATGCACAATTAGTAGCAGAAGGTATAGCTAAACAACTTGAAGCACGTATATCATTCCGTCGTGCCATGAAAACTACAATTGCTTCAACCATGAGAATGGGTGCTGAAGGAATCAAGATCATGACATCTGGCCGTTTAGGCGGTGCTGAAATGGCACGTAGCGAGCAATATAAAGAAGGAAGAATTCCTTTGCACACTTTCCGTGCAGACATTGACTATGCTTTAGCCGAGGCTTTAACTACCTATGGTAAAATAGGTGTAAAGGTTTGGATTTGCAAAGGCGAAGTTTACGGCAAACGCGATTTATCTCCAAACATTGGTGGTACAAGCAGCAGCAGCGGTAAAGGCGGCAGGCCAGAAGGTGCAGCAGCATACGGCGACCGTGGTGGAAATGATAGAAGAGGTGGTGGTGAGCGTCGTGCAGGCGGCCCAGGTAATGACAGACGCGGTGGTCAAGGTGGCGGTAACAGCCGTCCGGGTGGCCAAGGCGGAGGTAATCGTCCAGGTGGTCAAGGCGGAGGTAATCGCCCAGGCGGTCAAGGTGCAGGTGGAAGCCGCCCGGCCGGAAAGAGATAA
- the rplV gene encoding 50S ribosomal protein L22: MEATTKIKKSVLVRQQKEAAKALTGGASIAKLQDCPTSPRKMRLVVDLIRGEKVEKALYILKYTNKEAAIRVEKLLLSAIKNWEAKNEGKRVEDSGLFVKEISVGGGRQLKRLRPAPQGRGYRIRKRSNHVTLIVDSKNDNN; this comes from the coding sequence ATGGAAGCAACAACTAAAATTAAAAAATCAGTCTTAGTTAGACAACAAAAGGAAGCTGCGAAGGCACTTACTGGAGGTGCTTCTATAGCTAAATTACAAGACTGCCCAACTTCACCACGCAAAATGCGTTTGGTGGTTGATTTGATCCGCGGCGAAAAAGTAGAGAAAGCTTTATACATATTAAAGTATACCAACAAAGAAGCTGCTATCAGGGTTGAGAAATTATTATTATCAGCCATAAAAAACTGGGAAGCTAAAAACGAAGGTAAACGCGTTGAAGACAGCGGTTTATTTGTAAAAGAAATCTCTGTAGGTGGTGGCCGTCAATTAAAAAGATTACGCCCTGCTCCGCAAGGAAGAGGATACCGTATCAGGAAACGTTCAAACCACGTTACCCTAATTGTTGACAGTAAAAACGATAACAACTAA
- the rpsS gene encoding 30S ribosomal protein S19, with product MARSIKKGPYIDHNLERKVLTLNDTSKKSVVKTWSRRSMISPDFVGHTFAVHNGNKFIPVYVTENMVGHKLGEFAPTRTFRGHAEKKK from the coding sequence ATGGCACGTTCAATTAAAAAAGGACCTTATATTGATCATAACCTGGAAAGAAAAGTTCTGACCTTGAATGATACAAGCAAAAAATCGGTAGTTAAAACCTGGTCGCGTCGTTCCATGATATCTCCTGATTTCGTTGGTCATACGTTCGCAGTACACAATGGTAACAAGTTTATACCGGTGTATGTAACAGAAAACATGGTTGGACACAAGTTGGGAGAATTTGCTCCAACCCGTACATTCCGTGGTCACGCAGAAAAGAAAAAATAA
- the rplB gene encoding 50S ribosomal protein L2, producing MAVKRFKPVTPGTRFRVGADNSDITTNVPEKTLVMSHKRSGGRNHDGKMTMRYLGGGHKQSYRLIDFKRDKFDIPAKVATIEYDPNRSARIALLHYVDGEKRYMIAPEGLTVGQVVVSGEKSAPEVGNSLPLKNIPLGSIIHNIELNPGQGGTIARSAGTYAQLSARDGKYAIIKLPSGETRMILLTCMATIGTVSNGDKANEVLGKAGRKRWLGRRPRVRGVAMNPVDHPMGGGEGRASGGHPRSRKGLLAKGFKTRDKKKSSDRYIIERRKK from the coding sequence ATGGCAGTTAAAAGATTTAAACCGGTTACTCCCGGTACCCGTTTCAGGGTAGGTGCCGATAACTCGGATATCACAACAAACGTTCCTGAAAAAACGTTGGTGATGTCTCACAAAAGATCAGGCGGTCGTAACCACGATGGTAAAATGACCATGCGCTACCTTGGTGGTGGCCACAAACAATCATATAGGTTGATCGATTTTAAACGCGATAAGTTTGATATCCCTGCAAAGGTTGCAACTATCGAGTACGATCCAAACCGTTCGGCACGTATTGCATTATTGCATTATGTTGATGGCGAAAAACGTTACATGATAGCTCCGGAAGGACTAACTGTAGGGCAAGTTGTAGTATCGGGCGAAAAATCAGCTCCAGAAGTTGGTAACAGCCTTCCGCTAAAAAACATCCCCTTAGGTTCTATCATCCACAACATTGAGTTGAACCCAGGCCAAGGTGGTACTATTGCCCGTTCGGCAGGTACTTACGCACAGCTATCGGCTCGTGATGGTAAATATGCCATTATCAAATTGCCTTCGGGCGAAACCCGTATGATATTGCTTACTTGTATGGCAACTATCGGTACAGTTTCTAACGGAGACAAAGCAAACGAAGTGTTAGGTAAAGCTGGCCGTAAACGCTGGTTAGGTCGTCGTCCAAGAGTTCGTGGTGTAGCCATGAACCCGGTAGATCACCCTATGGGTGGTGGTGAGGGTAGAGCCTCAGGTGGTCACCCACGCTCACGCAAAGGTTTATTAGCTAAAGGCTTTAAAACCCGCGACAAAAAGAAATCATCTGATCGTTATATCATTGAAAGAAGGAAGAAATAA
- the rplW gene encoding 50S ribosomal protein L23 has product MEVLKKPLLTEKISQLTEKLNRYAFIVDPRANKIQIKGAIETMYGINIVAVNTMRYVGKLKSRNTKAGAVSGRAAKYKKAIITLKDGETIDFYSTI; this is encoded by the coding sequence ATGGAAGTATTAAAGAAACCCTTACTTACAGAAAAGATATCTCAATTAACTGAGAAGCTTAACCGTTATGCTTTTATAGTAGACCCCAGAGCTAACAAGATCCAGATAAAAGGAGCAATTGAGACCATGTATGGTATTAATATAGTTGCAGTAAACACCATGCGCTATGTTGGAAAGTTGAAAAGTCGTAATACTAAAGCAGGTGCCGTTAGTGGCCGTGCTGCAAAGTATAAAAAAGCGATCATCACTTTAAAAGATGGTGAAACGATAGATTTTTATAGCACAATATAA
- the rplD gene encoding 50S ribosomal protein L4 has protein sequence MEVKVLNVSGKETGASLHLPESVFGIEPNDHAIYLDVKQYLANQRQGTHKSKQRNEIAGSTRKLYKQKGTGGARAGSIKSPLFNGGGRVFGPQPRDYSFKLNKKLKQLARKSALSYKAIDNSIVIVEDFNFEAVKTKSYIQFVADLNLTNEKTLLVLPSANNNIYLSSRNLKKSKVITADQLSTYDVLNAGKLVLTTDSVKTLEEALAK, from the coding sequence ATGGAAGTTAAAGTATTAAATGTATCAGGTAAAGAAACAGGTGCAAGTTTGCATCTACCTGAGTCGGTATTTGGTATTGAGCCCAACGATCACGCAATTTATTTGGATGTTAAGCAGTATTTAGCTAACCAGCGCCAGGGAACTCACAAATCAAAACAACGTAACGAAATTGCAGGTTCAACTCGCAAACTTTACAAACAAAAAGGTACAGGCGGTGCCCGTGCAGGTAGTATTAAATCTCCTTTGTTTAATGGTGGTGGCCGTGTATTTGGTCCGCAACCACGCGACTATAGCTTTAAGCTGAACAAGAAGTTGAAACAACTTGCCCGCAAATCGGCACTGAGCTATAAAGCTATTGATAACAGCATCGTTATAGTTGAAGATTTCAACTTCGAGGCAGTTAAAACCAAAAGCTACATACAGTTTGTTGCAGACTTGAATTTAACTAACGAAAAAACTTTGTTAGTACTGCCTTCAGCAAATAACAATATTTATTTATCAAGCAGAAATCTAAAAAAATCTAAAGTTATCACCGCCGATCAGTTAAGCACTTATGATGTGTTAAACGCTGGTAAATTGGTACTAACAACGGATTCTGTTAAAACTTTGGAGGAAGCATTAGCTAAGTAA